The following DNA comes from Candidatus Eisenbacteria bacterium.
CACGAGCCACGTCGAGGGATTCGAGCCCGATGAGAGCCGCCGCCTGCTCGCATACCTCTATCAACAGGCGAGCTATCCCGAGTACCAGGTGCGCTTCCGCTGGCGGAAGAACTCGATCGCCTTCTGGGACAACCGCTCGACCCAGCACTATGCGAGCTCGGACTACTGGCCCCAAGTGCGCGTGATGGAGCGCGTGACGGTGGTCGGCGACCGGCCCTACTGAGCGGGCGAGGAGGAGTACCACCCACGCCAATTCGACCGCGACGCCCTCGAGCCGACGTCGGGCCCTGATCACCCGCGCGTCGCCTCTACCGGCGGAGGCTGTGAGCGTCTCCTCTTGTCCCCGGAAGCGAGAAGTGCTTTTCAGGTCCGCGCGCCCGCACGACACCGCCGAGGTGTCGAGCAGCGCTCGATCGACGACGCGAAGACGTCGCGTTCGACCAACCGATCGCAACGACGAGAAGGAGATCGCTCATGGGTCTCGGATTACGCTGGCTCGGTGTCATCGTGCTCGCCGGAACCTCCCTCGCGTACGCCCAAAGCGGCGCGCCCGAGGCCTACGACAAGAAGTGCAAGCTGTGTCACAGCATCAAGGGCGAGGGCGGCAAGCAGGCCGACAAGGGCGGCCCGCTCGACGGTGTCGGCGGCAAGCACGATCGCGCCTGGTTCGAGAAGTACCTGCAGGACCCCAAGGCGGTGAAGCCGGACACGAAGATGCCGAAGTTCAAGTACACCGACGAGGAGCTGAAGGCGCTAGTCGACTACCTGCTCAGCCTGAAGTGAGGCGAGCGGGCGGCAGGAGCGTTCGGGTGATGCGGTGCCGGCGGACGTGACCCCGGGCACGATCCCCGATCCGGATCGTCGCCGGCTGCTCAACTGGTTCCTCGGCACGTCGTTCGGAGCGCTGCTCGCCTCCATCGTGTATCCGGTTGCGCGTTTCCTGAATCCACCGGAGGTCGAGACGGCCGCGACCAACGAGGTTGACGCCGGCGCAGCCAACGACCCCGAGTTCGTCGCCAAGGGATACAAGATCGTCCGCTTCGGCAGCGAGCCCGTCATCGTCGTGCGCGTCGGCGAGACGGACTTCCGCGCCTTCTCCGCGGTCTGCACCCACCTCGCCTGCATCGTGGAGTATCTGAAGGCCAACCAGATCATCCACTGCAACTGCCACAACGCGCAGTTCAATCTGCAGGGCCAGGTCGTGGGTGGGCCGCCTCCGAAGCCGCTGCCGCCCTTCGGCGTCCACGTCGTGGCCGGGGCCGAAGGCTCGGCACGCGTAATCGTCTCACGGAGCTGAGCCCTGAAGCCCGCGCGCACGAGGATCTACGAATGGTTCGAGGAGCGCCTCTCCCTGGGCGCGCTGCTCGAGTTCGCGCGCCACAAGACGGTACCGGTCCACCGCTACGCCGC
Coding sequences within:
- a CDS encoding c-type cytochrome, producing MGLGLRWLGVIVLAGTSLAYAQSGAPEAYDKKCKLCHSIKGEGGKQADKGGPLDGVGGKHDRAWFEKYLQDPKAVKPDTKMPKFKYTDEELKALVDYLLSLK
- a CDS encoding Rieske 2Fe-2S domain-containing protein; this translates as MPADVTPGTIPDPDRRRLLNWFLGTSFGALLASIVYPVARFLNPPEVETAATNEVDAGAANDPEFVAKGYKIVRFGSEPVIVVRVGETDFRAFSAVCTHLACIVEYLKANQIIHCNCHNAQFNLQGQVVGGPPPKPLPPFGVHVVAGAEGSARVIVSRS